A window of the Eubalaena glacialis isolate mEubGla1 chromosome 9, mEubGla1.1.hap2.+ XY, whole genome shotgun sequence genome harbors these coding sequences:
- the CLU gene encoding clusterin: protein MKTLLLLVGLLLSWENGRAVSDKELQEMSTEGSKYINKEIKNALKEVKQIKTLIEQTNEERKSLLGSLEEAKKKKEDALNDTKDSETKLKASQGVCNETMTALWEECKPCLKQTCMKFYARVCRSGSGLVGQQLEEFLNQSSPFYLWINGDRIDSLLENDRQQGHVMDVMEDSFNRASNIMDELFQDRFFPRKFQDTQYYSPFSSFPRGSLFFNPKSRFARNVMPFPVLEPLNFHDMFQPFFDMIHQAQQAMDAHMHRIPYRFPMAEFPGENSSDRTVCKEIRHNSTGCLKMKDQCEKCQEILSMDCSANDSSQMQLRQQLNMSLQLAEKFSKLYDQLLQSYQQKMLNTSSLLKQLNEQFTWVSQLANLTHSDSQHYLHVSTVNSHSSDPSVPSGLTRVVVKLFDSYPFTVTVPQEVSSPKFMETVAEKALQQYRQKSREE from the exons ATGAAGACTCTACTGCTGCTGGTGGGCCTGCTGCTGAGCTGGGAGAATGGCAGGGCAGTCTCGGACAAAGAGCTCCAGG AAATGTCCACCGAGGGGAGTAAGTAcattaataaagaaattaaaaatgctctcaAGGAGGTGAAACAGATAAAGACCCTAATAGAACAAACCAACGAAGAGCGCAAATCATTGCTTGGCTCCTTAGAGGAggccaagaagaagaaagag GATGCCCTGAATGACACCAAGGATTCTGAAACAAAGCTGAAGGCGTCCCAGGGGGTGTGCAATGAGACCATGACGGCCCTCTGGGAGGAGTGTAAGCCTTGCCTGAAACAGACCTGCATGAAGTTCTACGCGCGCGTCTGCAGAAGCGGCTCCGGACTGGTTGGCCAACAG CTCGAGGAGTTCCTGAACCAGAGCTCCCCCTTCTACTTGTGGATCAACGGTGACCGCATCGACTCCCTACTGGAGAACGACCGGCAGCAGGGCCACGTGATGGACGTCATGGAGGACAGCTTCAACCGTGCATCCAACATCATGGACGAGCTCTTCCAGGACCGGTTCTTTCCCCGGAAGTTCCAGGACACTCAGTACTACTCGCCCTTCAGCTCGTTCCCAAGGGGATCGCTCTTCTTCAATCCCAAGTCCCGCTTCGCCCGGAATGTCATGCCTTTCCCCGTGTTGGAACCCCTGAACTTCCATGACATGTTTCAGCCCTTCTTTGACATGATCCACCAGGCCCAGCAGGCCATGGATGCCCACATGCATAGAATTCCCTACCGCTTCCCGATGGCGGAATTCCCAGGAG AAAACAGCAGTGACCGCACCGTGTGCAAGGAAATCCGCCACAACTCCACGGGATGCCTGAAGATGAAGGACCAGTGTGAAAAGTGCCAGGAGATCTTGTCCATGG ACTGTTCCGCCAACGACTCCTCTCAGATGCAGCTGCGCCAGCAGCTGAACATGTCCCTGCAGCTGGCGGAGAAGTTCAGCAAGCTGTACGACCAGCTGCTCCAGTCCTACCAGCAGAAGATGCTGAACACGTCCTCCCTGCTGAAGCAGCTGAACGAGCAGTTCACCTGGGTGTCCCAGCTGGCCAACCTCACGCACAGCGACAGCCAGCACTATCTCCACGTCTCCACG GTGAATTCCCACAGTTCCGACCCCAGCGTTCCCTCTGGCCTCACTAGGGTGGTTGTGAAGCTCTTTGATTCCTACCCCTTCACTGTGACGGTCCCACAAGAAGTCTCCAGTCCTAAGTTTATGGAGACTGTGGCAGAGAAAGCGCTGCAACAATACCGCCAGAAGAGCCG GGAGGAGTGA